In Ascochyta rabiei chromosome 19, complete sequence, the sequence ACGTCCGCTGCCGTCGTTTGTCCGTGATCCAAGCACGGATGCGATCTGGTTTCCGCTCTTCTTGGGCGGGCTCGTCTTCACTTCATCTGCGGAGATAGCGTTCCTTGGCAGACTTGTCTTCGTCGGCGTGCCGAACAGATTCTTTCTCAATATATCCCTTACTCTTCCCCCTCCCTTTCCctcgctcttcttctgcttctctGGACTAGGCGTCACTCGTCCCGTCTTCAAAGGCGACGACGTCTTCTTCTCGGGAATCTCCATGGAAAAGTAGAATCCATTCTGCCCAACCTCGAGTGTCTGCCTGACAGGCATCTGGCCACTTGTTGGACTTTTACTTGGTGTGCGCGGAGGTGTGCTAGGGGCGCCGGGTGACATTTTGACTTCCTCTAGGAACCGCTTATGCAGTGGTGTAGACCTCGATTTCGGCGTGGCTGGAGTCGTCGTGTGGTTGTGTTGGCTCGGGCTATTTTTTCGCGGTGGGGTGACGACGAAAGGGTCTGCGTTCTCGTTTTGGCCAGATTGTGGTTCGGTGTGCATGGTCATCCTTGGCTGCTGTGCGACGTGTCAGTGAAAGACACGATCATGTGATCTTCCGTTCCCACTCTGGTTGTGATGATAGGAGGAGCACTCGGGTGGAGACTGGGGAAACCCTGATGGCAGGATGGTTCGTGAATTATTGGGGCCCAACGGCCATCCTAGCGGAGCTATGTGGAGATGGCACGGTCGGGCCAATCTCCCGTGGAATGAGGAATGACGATGGAAACTCACTTACCACTACCAATTGTGCAAAGTGAAAAATACTTACACTTTTGTGGAATGATCGGTATACAGGCAATCGCGGTGTTGTTGTTCTGCAATGTTATGTTGAGCAATGCGGACCCTGCATATGACACGCGACGGCTGTGGCGCGATGCTGTTGTTAAGTACAACTCAAAACAACTGACACTCAAGACAGGAAAACGACCGAACAATAGCTCCAAGAGATGGCAAAGGAGAGAAGAAGACAGAAGAGAAACTTTGCGAGACATGTTTTCGAAACAACATGTGTTACAAACAAAGCGTAGTTACTACGTCTTCCCATGCATGCGTGCCGTTGTGAGACATAGCGACAGCCGATGCACGAGCGTTGAAAACCATCTCGACTCGCTGTGAGGTCAAGGGTCGTATGAGATTGCGACTACAGAGACTAGATGAAATTGCCGAGATGGGTAGCGCAGGATGGGGTGATACGTTCTGGCGAGACGTTGCCAGTAGTGGCTCGGACTATGTCCTGAGCCATGGGCACGTCCATCAAACCATGCAACTTCGAAAGGTCGCGTGACACACGTTAGTTGAACTCGCGGGACATTCGCGATCGCGTCTTCGAGTACATATACTACAGGTTGGTCATGATTGTGCAGTCGAGTGGCCGTTGACGAAGCCTAACAGGTAAGAGGAGCGATGTCGGCGCTGGTCAGAGAGAGAACGAGCTTCCCCATGGCCCATGAGTGGAGGACAAGTATGAATGATGTGGCTAGAGATTTTGATGTTTTTGGTCTTGCTGTGTTATGCTGCTTCCCTGGATAGAGTAAGCCAAAAGTCCATCTACAGGTATCTACCTAGGCTGGTGCTCCTATCTACCAGCTAGTTCAAAACCGCGCCCAACATGCTCAAGCATCGCCTACAACTTCTCCTTCAGGCTGGTCTTCAGCCTCCTCTCAACGGCATCGAGGTACTCGTTTGTTGTGACCCAGCTAGCCCTGTCCTTCTTTCCGCATGCAAGGGCAAGGTCCTTGGTCATGATGCCGTCCACATCGACGGTGTCCACGCAGGCCTTCTCGAGCTGCTcagcgaagacgacgagcTCGGGGGTGTTGTCGAGCTCTCCACGCTTGGAGAGACCCTGGGTCCAGGCGTAGATGGAGGCAATGGGGTTGGTGGAGGTCTCGTTACCCTTCTGGTGCTCGCGGTAGTGGCGAGTGACGGTGCCGTGGGCGGCCTCGGCCTCAAAGGTCTTGCCGTCGGGGGTGATGAGAACGGAGGTCATGAGACCGAGAGAGCCGAAACCCTGGGCGACAATGTCGGACTGAACGTCACCGTCGTAGTCTGGGTTTGTTAGCGGGTGTGTGGTAGAAAAGGAGGGCAAGGGCATCGAACGTACTCTTCATGGCGATGATGTAGCCACCCTCGCTCTTGATCATCTGGGCGACCATGTCGTCGATCAGACGGTGCTCGTACCAGATGCCGGCGGCGTCAAAGTCCTTCTTGTACTGGTTGTCGTAGATGTCCTGGAAGACGTCCTTGAACTTGCCGTCGTAGGCCTTGAGGATGGTGTTCTTGGTGCTCATGTACAGAGGCAGCTTCTTGTCCAGGGCAAGCTTCATCGAGGCGTGTGCAAAGCCGGAGATGGACTCGGTGGTGTTGTACTGGGTCTGGGCGACACCTCCGCCAGCAGGGAAGTCGTAGACCTTGATGGTCTGGGGCTCGCCGCCCTTGGGGGTGAAGACCATCTCGAGGGTGCCCTCGCCGTCGATGACGCGGTCCTTGGCGCGGTACTGGTCACCGAAGGCGTGGCGACCGATGATGATGGGCTGCTTCCAGCTGGGCACGAGACGGGGGATGCGGGGGATGACAATGGGTGCGCGGAAGACGGTTCCTCCGCTGTGGAGGGTTAGCGACTGGTTGTTTGTTTGGTATACGCAGGAGGGACTTGAGAGGCTTGATGGACTCGAGAGACTTGATGGACTTGATGGACTTGATGGACTTGAGAGGACACGGCAGAGGCTTGGAATGGACACGCAAGAGACTCACAGGTGGTTGCGGATGGTGCCGTTGGGCGAGAGCCACATCTTCTTGAGCTTGAACTCCTCGACGCGCTGCTCGTCGGGGGTGATGGTGGCGCACTTGACGCCGACCGAGTACTTCTGGATGGCCTCGGCGGCATCGAGGGTGACCTGGTCGTTGGTCTCGTCGCGGTACTCGAGGCCCAGGTCGTAGTACTTGAGGTCGATGTCGAGGTAGGGGTGGATGAACTTGTCCTTGATCGTCTGCCAGATGATGCGCGTCATCTCGTCGCCATCGAGCTCGACGACAGGGTTGACCACCTTGATCTTCTTGATGGCCGAGGCCGGAGTGGACGCCATCCTGAGCTGCTGGCCGAAGCGCGTGCTGGAGAGGAAGGCTGCGGGCGTGCGGGCGGTCGTCGAGGGGCGCGCGTGGGAGAAGCGAGCCGGGTTCGCAGGAGGCGGACGGGCAAGGGCACGGGTAGCAAAGGGGCGGCGGGGGAGGCGCGTGAGGGGGGAGGCGGTGGCTGCGGTGGCTGCGGTGGCTGCGGTGGCTGCGATGGCTGCGGTGGTTGCGGTGGATGCGGTGGTTGCGGTGCGAAGGGCAGCGGAAGGTGAAGAAGGCGGCCTCATGGCGGACGGCGGTGGTGCTGGCAGCTATAACCTCGGTGGTGAGCGTCTCGGTGTCGACGAGAATCGCCAGAGGCTTCTGCTGCGCTTGCCGGCCGCGGTAGCGTGGTTGCGCGCTGCGATGCTCGGAATGATAGGCGGGAAATAGGTGGGGAGCTGTCAGTCGACTGCGCGGCGGGCCAAAGCTCTCCCGAGGTTCGCTCTCGTCGAGCCCACGGAGCCAAACCGCGTGGTGGGCCGCCGTGGAATGCCGCGCCCGACCGCCGTGCCCGACCGCAAGCAGCAGGTGCCATGTCGGGCGAGCGGCTGACTACTGCCAGTGGCCCAGTGCGCGCCAGCGCCGGTCGACTTGCCTGCTGAAGGGTCACTCTTGCCTGCAGAACTGCCACTCTTGTCTGCAGAACTGCCACTCTCGCCTGCAGAACTGCCGCGTCGTGCATTGTGTCGCTCGTGCATTAGGCCGCATACATACATGCATGGGCACGTGGACACGGACATCACACCAGCAGCGCagcaaaagaagaagaagaagaagaaggaggagaagaaaagaaagaaaaagaacAAGCATCCATTGGCCCACACAGCAGGCGAATGGCACACACGGCAGCCCTCGAACACGGCGGCACTGCACGCCGTACTTATGTACCGGTACTGGCGTCCTCAGCTGTGCCCTGCATCTGCACTCCCCTCCCACGAGCCACGCGGGCTGCCGGAGCCGAGCACCTGGCGGGCACCATTGGCTTGTTTGCCAACCAGACCAACGTGAATCTTGCCATGGCTTCCACACACTTCATCCATGGGTCCTGGGAGAGCATTCTGCCCTTTCCCTCGTGGCTGCCGCGTTCCGACTTCTGCCGCGCGGGGGATGAAACGCGCGCTGGCAACTGCCTCGGCATGTCAGTCGAGATGctagcaggagcaggagacCGCTCGGCCTCTCTCACCTGCCAGCGCAGTGCGGGTGGCGGAGGAAGGAACAAACAAGTGACAATGGGTTCGCATGCCGTCAGAAT encodes:
- a CDS encoding Isocitrate dehydrogenase (NADP(+)), which translates into the protein MRPPSSPSAALRTATTASTATTAAIAATAATAATAATASPLTRLPRRPFATRALARPPPANPARFSHARPSTTARTPAAFLSSTRFGQQLRMASTPASAIKKIKVVNPVVELDGDEMTRIIWQTIKDKFIHPYLDIDLKYYDLGLEYRDETNDQVTLDAAEAIQKYSVGVKCATITPDEQRVEEFKLKKMWLSPNGTIRNHLGGTVFRAPIVIPRIPRLVPSWKQPIIIGRHAFGDQYRAKDRVIDGEGTLEMVFTPKGGEPQTIKVYDFPAGGGVAQTQYNTTESISGFAHASMKLALDKKLPLYMSTKNTILKAYDGKFKDVFQDIYDNQYKKDFDAAGIWYEHRLIDDMVAQMIKSEGGYIIAMKNYDGDVQSDIVAQGFGSLGLMTSVLITPDGKTFEAEAAHGTVTRHYREHQKGNETSTNPIASIYAWTQGLSKRGELDNTPELVVFAEQLEKACVDTVDVDGIMTKDLALACGKKDRASWVTTNEYLDAVERRLKTSLKEKL